The Salvelinus namaycush isolate Seneca chromosome 26, SaNama_1.0, whole genome shotgun sequence genomic sequence ctgcttcgatggtggctgttgtcgttgtgttgcttgttcgagcccagggaggagcgaggagagggacggaaactatactgttacacttgcaatactaaagtgcctataagaacatccaatagtcaaaggtatatgaaatacaaatggtatagagggaaatagtcctataattcctataataactacaacctaaaacttcttacctgggaatattgaagactcatgttaaaaggaaccaccagctttcatatgttctcatgttctgagcaaggaactgaaacgttagctttcttacatagcacatattgcacttttactttcttctccaacactttgtttttgcaccatttaaaccaaattgaacatgtttcattatttacttgaggctaaatattttttattgatgtattatattaagttaaaataagtgtttattcaatattgttgtaattgtcattataaaaaaaaatatatatatatttttttataaatttgccgATTTaacggtatcggcttttttgatcctccaataatcggtatcggtatcggcgttgaaaaatcataatcggtcgacctctattaggTTCATGTGTAGTGATTTTATTtgcaaaataaaaaatctgaagtGACTGAAGTTTAGTTTTGGGAGCCGTATCTGATTGACAGCTGACGTTTAGGTAAGTAAAACCATGGTTACTACAACGAGTCGTTAAATTGTGGGAAAGATAGGATGATGTATGTCTAATAAATttgactgtaaaaaaaaaaaatctaaagtaTCCAAAAACACATGAATTCTTATCACACACTGCTGGTCTGTCTGGCCTACCTGAGGAAGATGAAGATGGCTTGGCGGTATGAGACCCCATTCAGATATTCGTAGTAACCCAGGTAGGGCTTTATACAGTCAATTAGGCCAGGGTGCATCCCGTCAAAGATGAACATGGAACGTGGGCAGTTGGTGACGTTGCCTTTGATCCACTGCTGCAGCTGAGACTGAGGGATGGTCACAGCAGTAAAAACACAGACTTATCTACAGCAGTGAAGATCGCTCACAACATAGGCACAAAAATCTGATATACATCCTGTATCATATAGAACCCTCAAATTCAAATCTTtgaccttgaagccagttccactgcttttttgtTCTTCATTCTTCCCATTCAACCAGGGAtcgatttagacctgggacaccaggtgggtgcaattaattctcaggtagaacagaaaaccagtagtattccggacctcgtagggtaagatttGAATTTCACTGATAATGAACATGCAtaagtgtttattttttttacagcCTAATTCTCCATTGAAATTTCCCTGCCAGTTACTGGGGATTATATAACAACATATTTGTTTTACCTTGTAGTTCTCAAGCTGACTCGAATGAAGTAAGTGAGTAGAAGTCACAAACAGATGGACAAACTTGCTGGCCATGCCCTTCTTGTAGATGTTTTCAGCTATCAACTGGCTGACTAAGTTCTTCCCTGTGCCACTCCAGCCATGTAGAGAGAGCACCAGGGGCTTTATAGGGTTTTTATCGTTCATGAAACCCGTTACAGCTTTCTGGACGACTCTGGAGGCAACATGTTGACCAAACAGCTTCTGATCTAGGGCCACTTCCAAACCTGATGACAGGGCAGGAGTTGATTATTAAGTGTCAATGAATGGGACGTGCTACGAATACGCCATTATTTCTATACAAATTATAGGTGGTTATCTTAATAACATGATTAGTTACACATGTAGCACACAGCTGCTAAGTAGGCTAGTGGTGCACGGGTCAGCTGCTCGTTCACTCGTACCCGgccgcaattgctaataacccttCCACCACCACCCGACTTTATGTGATAAATtgaaaatctgaggcccgcaCTCAACCCTAACCTGCTAATATAGAAAAtgtgctgtaggctacagtcagatgGTGGAACAATTTTTTGTCAGGGGTTGCAGGATATTTTTTTGCCTGATTTAGATATGTTGGAAATCATAAGCAGAAACAGCCTTTTGGTAGGTGATTTGTTCGTCAACCTCAAGgcctataattagatacatgcagcttcttctcttctgtcattatatgttgccctgAAAGACTAAACaaacccttgctcaccagaataatgtcataaTTAAAGGGTTCAGCCTATCAATGTTAGTTGACATCAGTAAAGTTCTATTTCGTGGAGCAAATatgtttagggaccggggagtaaatgcaataacaaaaaataaaaaatgtaagacTATATGTTTCAAATTTCAGTTTGACCgttgtaaggaaatagaaagctgtgaaaacaacccaacatgtttctgataagatttcagttcggcttggatgcatattttatttGGTTGAAATACTTTTAGCTTTtctgatgctgataaagatagatACTGTCTGTAGAGGTGCTAACTgcgcattctctcaagatgctgaatgaaagaaatcatatttctccactcctgttcctgaGTCAAAATTGtgcctacatttggtgtatcattttactgcaagaaatgcttaattctgtaGGAGTTACtattaaggctatgtgagaggttatacaCTTAGTGTCctgatttcagtttccattttacccatctgaacagtagccTAGACTACAGTTCCTTTGACAtgcataggcctatttgaagtccctgTCAAATGTGTATAGTGCCTCACAATCACACATAACATAGCAATCTATCATCCATTTTTACCAATTCcccaaatctttcccaaacattacttTTCAGGCCCTCCCTTATTATTTTGCAgattttctcttattgaattaaactcagACAATTGTACGGTTACATACATACAATGTGATTGTGGATAGTTAAtgttaatataatagtttgattatAAAGTTCaaatgctttgcaagaagaacgatttccctaataatcctgtttacgtCGGCATCTGAAATTGAGCTACCTGATAGCACACTCATACAGAAAATTGTCTATCAAAATAAATATTCTACCATGTTATTTTTTGGAagcatatttgattctgagtttggACATGTTTGTATGTGAAacaggggcacaactttcactTGGGATGGGTGCTTTTTTTGGTATAGCCTACTGTATGACAAAAGGGGTCTGTATTGCATTTTTTTATTTAGTCGCagtcacaaatatatatatatttttcatggCACAAGAGATACGTGTGATTTgtgtctgtctcagtggactaatccattggcGAGGCCACGGTTCAAGAATATGGGTATTGTGGCTCAGATGCacatctctctccagaatgcactctTCTGCCATTTCGTGGGtattcattgtgtgaattgtttgctgtgtctatcaattccccattacatactaCTGGTGATGTAACTTACATTTACCATTGATTCCCAAATTTTCAAATCTGAAATGTTTGGTTatggtaatttctgttaatgcattcaatatatttttattacagtcatttaccattagttctcattgtcggagtggacaTGTGTTTTGCAGAActcacaacctatgctacacttgaGAAACAAGTTTGGTTGATTTCATTACATTTACGAGTTGTCAATTAATTAATCATCTTTAGTTTGTAACGAGCCCATTTGGGGGATGTCTGATAGTTATGACAATCAGAAATACTCACCCCCACTAATGAGCTgcggagcttctcaaagtaattttttcttcaccttcatacagcaagtaaacaaagtatTTTGACAATCAATTGTGAATGACAACAGGCCCTCAAAGAATTTGAACAATATTTTCAGCTCTCCCTTTCGATGACCAAAGCAAAAattgtaatgctctgatccagtggaaacgtcataaaatacctgattacttcttatcccgtGCACAAaaagcctacagctgtgtctgtcccgagaTCACTGGCAatggaaactgagggcccagaatattttatacaatgtctCAAGTTTGCTAGCACGAGTTTTGGGgcgacccagttgatagttgatacaatgtttcaagatcgatgcagacaggccatgcgtagccaatgtAATTTATATGATATTTATTTTCTACCTGCAATGttgtgttggctttatgtaggtcATTATTACATAGTTGGCAAATGGCAATAAAAgtaacttttagatttgtatacaTTTTATTAGATAGAATGttgattaatcacagacaatgatcgAGACAAAGACTATCATCAATTCaattaaactgttccacaaaaatgtgtGCATATGGAAATCATAAATGGCACGCAAATTGTTAGAAATTGGCACTCCAGATGGAGAAGGTTTCCTaccgctggtgtagcctattaccggcaacttcaggagcataCCAGCAGAATCtgtgaaggccagcagcagcagaaGGAGGGTCGGGAACAGGTTTTATTTCTTCTGGTTAGGCTAAATTGACCTCTGGCTCCCTTTTGAGTCATTTGTGTCATTTTTTTAATCAAACGTGCTTAAAGCATCTGACTAGTTTAGTACATACAGTTGATTATGGAAAAAGTTCAAATTTTGATTAGTCAAAAAAAAAAGGctactcttggttgaccaagatgtttTTTTGATCAAGGACAGCCCTAGTATAATAAGCTTTAGATCCACACAAAAAAACTGAGGGAGGCCCCCTGCCAGGTTATGTCCCCCTCACTTCTGCTCCCCTGATGTGAACTACTTCTAAGAGGCATAGATAACTGTCCAGGCTGTtacacaaccggccgtgatcgggagtcccatagggcggcgcacaattggcccagcattgtccgggtttggccggtgtaggccgtcattgtaaataagattgttcttaactgacttgcctagttaaataaaggaaaatatatatatatatatagacacaaTTACTCACTTCCCTCGTGCCAAACTGGTAGGCTTGCGCTAACGGTGAGGATACATGCACAAATCAAACCCATTTGGAACGCCAATTAAGGTGTTTAGATGTCCTTATAATTctaaagattgctcagaaaacgaGGTGTTAACCTTAGATTTTACGACGATTAAGacaagcagagtaaggtgtttacatggctgttgcataatctgcctactgccgtaatcagtttaatatcaaaTTATTTCCGTCCATGTAAACGTAGCCTACTAGTTCTTATTGGCTACGTCGATTGATTTTTCTGCCCGTTCCCATTTGGCGAAAGGATGTTGGCTACTTGGCGCGCACTCAAATGATTGGCATCTTACCATTCAAACAATGAATCCTGATCTAGGATAACTTTTAAAACATGAAATTATTTGGCTTGCTCTAAAAGGATTTGGCTAAAAGCAAATCTACCCGCTAACTGGGCAGAAAAATAATGTTGCGGTATGATTGTTTTGTAAAGCATAAACGGAATTTCAATCTTACCCAGTTACATTTGAGGACTTTGTAGCATTCAGCCACTAAAGTATCAACAACAATTACATGAACTAACAAGTCACTGAACATCAAACATCATGGTCCAATCCACTAGGACAGAGATCTCTCTATGATCTCTCTGTGTTTAAAGTCCTGGCCTTAAAGCTTGGGTTTATGCACCAACACCAAATAGCCTAAAATAAATGACAAACTTctatgtagcctatagatataaacTGCACAAGACTGCTACATTCATGGATTTAAGGTATCGTTTTCTCAAGCCGCCCGCCCGCACAATATTTAAACGACCCTAAAGTCAACCCTTGTTGTCTAAAGTAGGCCAACGTTATATTGGTGGCGATCGATAAACAATTTTAAGATTAAAACGCAAAAGGACTGACTGTGTCTACATGATCAAATAGCCTAAGTGAACCACGTTAGCACAACCATTTAATATGTAGCTGTACACATACCTGTTGAATTAAAAGCAATCCATTTTGAATTGCAACTCTCATATACATAATTGTAAATTTTCCGCCCCACTGCTGCTAAACCAACTCCCGCACCGACCACAAATGTGGTTGAGATTGGTTCGAACGCATTCACAAAACCACTCGATATCAACACATAATATACGAAATAGGTTGCGTATGTTGCTTTCATTTTAACTTCAAATAAACATTTAGCTACCAAGTTTATAATTTAGAAACGCAAAGACGTTAAGAGTCCAAATCAGCTATTTCCTCCTCCGTAATCATTATGCGACAGCAAAAGCAAATCTGTAGCAAAAGGTTCGTCACCAGGTATACTAGCCGCAACTATGAAACTCGGATATTTCCGATTTGCTAACTAATATTCGTTAACACGTGCAGTGTTCAACGAAACATCAATTCAGGCATttccgagtttcctagttccgaatAGCAGATGAACGCGGCATAATAAATGGCTAAACCCCGCATATTTATACAATGTACGTTCTTACACCCGGATTTTAAACAACCCTAACTACACCACCAACCTgaaatgaagaccaaaaagctacatttatgTTCATtaatttttacgatatagcccaTTTTGACTTTGCTGGTTGTCACtcgttaccacagccacaaaagGGATCGCATTCAACATCGGCTACGTTCGGCCATGGTTTTTCACATGGATGTCATTCAGCATTTCAGAATTTTAACGGTAAAACTGCAAATTATATTCAAAAAGCCTACAATGTTAAGGGCCAGAGGTGTTCTGAGTGAGCCTGAGAAATGTAAGTAGCCAAGGACCACAATGCCTTTACGTACTACAAatgagaatgtttttttttttattaagttgCAACACCGTTAATCTTAAATGCCCCCCAATAGTAACGTTATAGCCAAAACACCGCATGAGCGAGCCACAACTCTGGTCTGAACTTCTTCTACCTCCATGACATAGTGGCTGTCCGCAAACCAAAATTAAAGGTGCAAATTAATGGCCACATCCGTTCCCTCagagggtcttctcgaaaacgggacaaataattactgagagaagaacccgcatcagcccctcgaaagtgaggcagcttgcatttctgaatgcaaatctcaCAAAAGCAAAATATGttcagcattgctgtgtgctgctggttataacatggtaataaaggagaaaagagggaccagtttaatgtttaaagtgggatgctgcagttttgcacattgcTATTtatttctttgatatggtgccaTATTCTATTCGTTTTTAATTGTTACATTCATATACATTAAGTTTAAAAGCATTCTTTTTaataacaaaccaatgcatttttaaatacattgtggttaaggtagagtatgatttcatttaatggtgttaaaacaattctaaaTATACTAATCATAGTCAAACTAACACAAACggtttgacttgaaaaaatacaccaaaaaaatgtaaagagccgtttgggagccaaaagagccggctctttttggtgagctgagcCGAACGAGCAGGCTCACTGAGAAGagccggaatgcccatcactatTCTGTGGTCTGAGCTTCTTCTATGACATAATGGCTGTCTGCAAACCAACATTAAAGGTGCATGCTGCCACTTACTGTGCTTTAGTGTGTGGTCAATCACGGTTTACAACCTTTCTAAATCCCCCTTCCTAACTCAGTACTTCTGAGAATATACAGAAGAGCCCTACTAACTTCTAATAGTCCCTCCCCAATCCCCAAAATCCCCCCCAGCCCTGTCCAACCTCAATGACCCTACATTTCAAGCTTTCCCTCACTTGAACATACTTACAACAATATAACACATGATCCACTGTTTCATCAACCATACAccagacacaaaccattcacatgcTTGCCAACCAGATGTAATGACAAGTTCAATATACAATGTCCTAAGCGCAATCGAGCAaacaccacctcttccttccCAGTCTTTCTTTGGAGAGCATATAAAGGCCGACCCTTGGGCTCAGAGTTCCATCTCTTCTGCCACACATCTATCAAAATGGCTCTGATTTTATATTTGGCCTCACCTCTACCCAGTGGAACATTTATATCAATTATATCTTGTTTCAAAGCTCTTTTGGCTAATTGGTCTTAATTTTTATTCCCTTCCAAACCTGAATGTGCTGGGACCCAGCAGAATCTCACTAATACACCCATTCTCTCAATTCTCCATAATAACATTAATACCTCCAACTCCTATTAGATTTACCTGATGATGAACAACTCAACACAGAATCTGAACATACTATAATTCTAACAGGTTGTACGTTCTCCACCCACTGGAGGGCAACTATTATTGGCTACGGTTCAACTGAGTACACTGAAAGTTGATGTGTTAGTCTTCTACATATCTGCACATCAAATTCAGGAATGTAAACGCCTGCCCACTATCTGGGTCCTTGGATCCATCTGTGAAAAGCGGTAAAAAAGCACAAGAACTTCTGCCAATGTAATTGTCAACCAGTTTCCCTATATCACTGACTTCTGACCAATATTTCCTTTTCTCTACCAAGGTTAGATCAACAACAGGATCTGGGAGTAACCATGGAGGAACATCCCCTATCACCACAGAAGGGCCAACCTCCAACTCCCTCAAACCACTCTGATGAGCAAGCTTTCCAACCAAAACCACTACCTTGTCTACTAGTATATTCCCAACAGTCATCTAAAACAGTAGCAGTGGGATGCTCAACCTCACTTAACCCAATAAGCTAATGACAATTTTGTACACCGTATATCCAAAAGGCATCTCACCTGCTTCCACTAGTAAGGCACATACAGGTGTTGATTTAAATGCACCAATACATATCCTTAAAGCTATATACTGGATTCTGTCCAGCTTCTGAAGTCAAATCTTCAGCGCTATTCCATAAACTATACACCTGTAATCAATTGTCGTcctgatcagagctctataaaTATCCATAAACAATTGTCTGTCAGCACCCCCATAACCAGAGACCGAGCGCATAAGATTCACCACCTTCTTACACTTTGTTTATGACATGATCTTTCCATTTAAATCGCTCATTGAACAACATTTGCTCATTGACAACTCCATAGGCATTAAATCAAATTGATCCAATTAACTCGAAAAGAGCGATTTAAATAAGAAGGCCGTAACCCAGTTATATAATCTCCCACCAATACCAATTCTTTCCATCTTATTCAGTAGGCCTTCTCTCCACATAGTGTCATAAGCCTTTTCAATGTAAAAAAAGACAGTAGCCATTACTTCTTTCATGACCAGTTTTTTCAACTTCATTGTTCACCTTTACTAATGCATTCAAAGTAGATCTACCTTTACggaatccactttgacattgacTCAATAAACCTCAATGTTCCTGGAAATATGACTATAATCTTTTCCATCAGTTTACAATGGTTAGAGGTCAGTGCTATTGGTCTATAACTATGAGCACATGAAAGGTCCTTACCAGGCATGTTTCCAACCAGAAGGTATAACCCCCCCACTCCAAATCTTATTAAATAATCCCAGGAGAACATGTATGACCTTATCAGGTAGATGATTAAACATTACATAGCACAACTGACCTGGGGCTGTATATCCACAGCCTTTTAAGGCTGAACCCATCTCATGTACGGTAAAAACAGCATCTAAAGAAGAGTCAACAGTGTCCCGTTTCTTATACACATTCACGTGACCTTTTAAAATCTCACACCTGCGTTACTTATATACTTCATCCAAAGTAATCCCACCATGTACCCTAGCAAATGTGTTCCCCAACAAGTCAGCTTTTTCTTTATCAGTTATGGACGTTTGACCCACAACCAAAACTGGAATTCGAGAAGACTTGCTTCTTCCAGTCATCTTATTCAAGCCTATTGTAGAGCAGAACTGTCTCCATCCATTTCTCTTGA encodes the following:
- the LOC120020939 gene encoding torsin-1A-like, with the translated sequence MKATYATYFVYYVLISSGFVNAFEPISTTFVVGAGVGLAAVGRKIYNYVYESCNSKWIAFNSTGLEVALDQKLFGQHVASRVVQKAVTGFMNDKNPIKPLVLSLHGWSGTGKNLVSQLIAENIYKKGMASKFVHLFVTSTHLLHSSQLENYKSQLQQWIKGNVTNCPRSMFIFDGMHPGLIDCIKPYLGYYEYLNGVSYRQAIFIFLSNTGVQHITQVALDFRKAGRDREEIKLHDLEPALSLSLFNNKKSGLWPSSLMDRNLVDSIVPFLPLEYRHVLLCVMADMSAKGLEPNQDVVDKMARDMVYFPKSENIFSVKGCKTINARLDYFT